The following are encoded in a window of Falco biarmicus isolate bFalBia1 chromosome 8, bFalBia1.pri, whole genome shotgun sequence genomic DNA:
- the C8H5orf47 gene encoding uncharacterized protein C5orf47 homolog, producing the protein MAPSHRTRREGSSAEPPGQAYPKEGATGAVSPLSVAARTPAPPAPATTCHPATAGPGRPPAPPPMAAGPSRGRTRLRLLYSNSFGSHRCGSVVRYGGGRRQAEGGWDEALRCQPSPAGQAGGLRGTLGPGDQAHRGRGPQAVGSGGAGKPVSHHHADLREAKADTFDFPFPSRNSDKVIKRKKQKSKVWLKVWKVISRMLEENEKFRSRLLTCSQFSGEGNDMNQSSQDEVSYLDREESIFGWV; encoded by the exons ATGGCACCATCACACAGGACGAGGCGCGAGGGCAGCTCTGCGGAACCCCCCGGCCAGGCCTACCCCAAGGAAGGGGCCACGGGCGCTGTGTCCCCCCTCAGCGTGGCAGCCAGGACgccggcccccccagcccctgccaccaCTTGTCACCCTGCCACAGCAGGGCCTGGCCGCCCTCCTGCCCCGCCACCCATGGCTGCCGGCCCCAGCCGGGGGAGGACGCGCCTGCGGCTCCTTTATAGCAACAGCTTCGGCTCCCACCGCTGCGGCTCTGTGGTCCGCTATGGCGGGGGCCGCCGGCAGGCTGAGGGCGGCTGGGACGAGGCCCTGCGCTGCCAGCCGAGCCCCgcggggcaggctggggggctgagggggaccCTGGGCCCAGGGGACCAGGCCCACCGTGGCCGTGGTCCGCAGGCGGTGGGGAGCGGCGGTGCCGGGAAGCCTGTCAGCCACCATCACG CTGACCTTCGAGAGGCTAAGGCTGACACCTTTGactttcccttcccttcaaGAAATAGTGATAAAGTAATTAAACGGAAGAAGCAAAAG TCCAAAGTCTGGCTTAAGGTCTGGAAAGTAATTTCAAGAATgcttgaagaaaatgaaaagttcaGAAGTCGACTCTTAACCTGCAGTCAGTTCAGTGGAGAAG GCAATGATATGAACCAGAGTTCACAGGATGAGGTATCCTACCTGGACAGG gaGGAGTCCATCTTTGGCTGGGTATAG